The Papilio machaon chromosome 3, ilPapMach1.1, whole genome shotgun sequence genome window below encodes:
- the LOC123723538 gene encoding uncharacterized protein K02A2.6-like encodes MHILERSAAPDRYVEVTSIKQSALSKRCFSYSYTYLSLATRNQSTRVVNIFFFFKMSVGQFGVLSCFDHCEQTWKTYKSRITQWFIANDINHLTDATGVKRRAILLSAFSEGTYKLASDLALPKELQQVPYPDILELLDAHFTPKRVGFGERHNFYAALQQPTETFTQWAARLRGLSAHCEFSNLEEALRDRFIMGMQHGIEKEKIYAKDLSGLTLAKAVELAENIRCARAGAASAAAASCSSADVAAPSDALYKIGHSSASVQSATESRSKKVKCSVCGYNHRSVDCRFSNYTCKKCNRKGHLQRMCKRVNQVTSAVTNESDENDDDGECFHIRSFKGEPMVESIELNGVKLKFEIDSGSAVTVISVNTYRRHYSKTQLLPTRKRLLGYSGETIHCLGVMTRSHISYGGQTRNLDVYVVRGGGPALLGRDFISKFNLQLAPVNYCDSSLSLEKLQARFSKTFSDTLGKFNKYKIRLLLKEQSRPLFFKARPIAFALKEKVTKEIDRLVDLGVLKPVDHSEYASPIVPVLKRNGSVRICADYAVSINKQLVVDQYPLPTVNELFSKLHSGEQFTKLDLSSAYNQLCLDEESQKLTCINTHRGLYQYTRLVFGLSSAPAIFQRAMETVLSGLEGVLCLLDDILVTGRNREEHLARLDSVLQRLEEAGLTLQKDKCEFFKDEISYLGYVINKNGLKKSPEKVKAIVEAPVPTNVSQLQSFLGLANYYRNFVPGASSILKPLYDLLKKNNKWEWSQEHAKAFVLIKNKLASDLVLAHFNQNAKLILTVDASPTGLGAILSQVGDDGAERPVSFASRTLTPAEKRYSQIQKEATAIIFGVRRFHQYLYGRTEPFILRTDHKPLLSIFGPHKGIPEVSANRLQRYAMFLGAYNYNIEYVRSADNSADYLSRASLASVSECGAGSAEVGRASCADAAAALCDRAAYVCFVVDGSLPITIGELKNATSRDVIFRRVINYILNGWPSKESDSNIKPYFLCRNQLSLENGCLMRGHKVVIPESLRPKILNELHSSHLGIVKTKAEARSRFWFPGVDDAIERLIGSCEICNRLRPSPPRTKLAPWKFPPQPFHRLHIDFLGPLNGHTYLVVVDAYTKWVEVYDMNANSNSNAVIERLHDFMARFGLPKTIVSDNGTSFCSQQFLNFCAGNGITHLTTPAYHPASNGQAESSVKVIKKGIKSSLLASRSAKECKLRLLKFLLDYRNSVHSTTGLSPAELVYGRKLRTRLDLINPSSPSSSCVPLAEFVNKKQCSQIEAHRGCNKQFFKPGDQVLYKKFAGNNKFTWHQATVLKRLGKVLYVVQDNTSSIKIKKHKNQLWLYKGDVKVDSWDYDDIGSESPTSSVSSEQPGLADAAQDSAVVGSSRGEDEEARLPPATPPFNHPNVTITRGVRRPRLSDEEV; translated from the coding sequence ATGCATATATTGGAACGGTCGGCTGCGCCCGACCGCTATGTCGAAGTGACGTCAATAAAGCAGTCTGCACTAAGCAAGCGTTGTTTTAGTTACTCCTACACATACTTATCATTGGCGACGAGAAACCAAAGTACCCGCgtagtgaatatttttttttttttcaaaatgtctgTTGGACAGTTTGGTGTTTTGTCTTGTTTCGATCACTGTGAACAGACGTGGAAAACGTACAAGAGTCGCATAACGCAATGGTTTATTGCTAATGACATAAACCATTTAACCGATGCGACGGGAGTAAAGCGACGCGCGATATTGCTAAGTGCATTCTCAGAGGGTACCTATAAATTAGCATCGGACTTAGCGTTGCCGAAAGAGCTGCAGCAGGTTCCCTACCCGGACATCCTCGAACTATTGGACGCCCACTTCACTCCGAAGCGCGTCGGCTTCGGGGAAAGGCACAACTTCTACGCGGCACTACAGCAGCCCACCGAAACGTTTACTCAATGGGCGGCTCGGTTGCGGGGGCTCTCCGCACACTGCGAGTTCAGCAACCTCGAGGAAGCTCTTCGCGACCGCTTCATTATGGGCATGCAGCACGGGATCGAGAAGGAGAAGATCTACGCCAAGGATCTGAGCGGCCTGACCCTGGCAAAGGCCGTGGAGTTGGCGGAGAACATTCGATGCGCGCGGGCGGGCGCCGCCAGCGCAGCCGCCGCGTCTTGCAGCAGCGCCGACGTCGCCGCGCCTTCGGATGCGCTGTATAAAATCGGACATTCCAGTGCTAGTGTACAAAGTGCTACTGAAAGTCGGTCGAAAAAGGTGAAGTGTTCCGTGTGCGGTTATAACCACAGGTCGGTAGACTGTCGTTTCTCCAACTACACCTGCAAAAAATGCAATCGGAAGGGTCATCTCCAGCGAATGTGCAAAAGAGTGAACCAGGTGACGTCAGCGGTGACGAATGAGTCAGACGAGAACGACGACGACGGTGAGTGTTTTCATATCCGATCTTTTAAAGGGGAGCCTATGGTGGAGAGTATCGAGTTGAATggggttaaattaaaatttgaaatagataGCGGGTCCGCAGTAACCGTTATTTCAGTTAACACCTATAGACGGCATTACAGTAAAACACAATTGTTGCCAACTAGGAAAAGGTTACTTGGTTACTCGGGGGAAACAATTCATTGCCTTGGTGTTATGACCCGATCGCATATTTCGTATGGAGGGCAAACCCGTAATTTAGACGTATACGTGGTACGTGGCGGGGGCCCGGCGCTCCTCGGTAGGGACtttatttcgaaatttaatttacagttgGCTCCTGTTAATTATTGCGactcatctctgtcattagaAAAGCTCCAAGCTCGGTTTTCAAAAACGTTTTCGGATACGTtaggtaaatttaataaatataaaatcaggttacttttaaaagaacaGTCGAGACCACTATTTTTCAAAGCCCGTCCGATAGCGTTCGCTTTGAAAGAGAAGGTTACTAAAGAAATCGACAGATTGGTCGATCTAGGGGTATTAAAGCCAGTAGATCATTCGGAGTATGCGTCGCCTATAGTGCCCGTGCTAAAGAGAAATGGCTCCGTGAGGATATGTGCCGACTACGCTGTGagtataaataaacagttagTAGTTGACCAGTATCCTTTGCCTACGGTGAACGAACTGTTTTCCAAATTACATAGTGGCGAACAGTTCACAAAATTAGATTTATCGAGTGCGTATAATCAGCTTTGCCTCGACGAAGAGTCGCAAAAGTTAACGTGTATCAATACACACCGGGGACTGTATCAATATACGCGGCTCGTGTTCGGTCTGTCCTCCGCCCCGGCTATCTTTCAGCGCGCCATGGAGACTGTACTGTCGGGGCTAGAAGGCGTGTTGTGTTTACTCGACGATATATTGGTTACGGGCAGAAATAGGGAAGAACACTTGGCGCGATTAGATTCGGTGTTGCAGAGACTCGAGGAGGCTGGATTGACGTTGCAGAAggataaatgcgaatttttcaAAGACGAGATTAGTTACTTGGGCTacgtgataaataaaaatggattGAAAAAATCGCCCGAAAAGGTGAAAGCGATTGTGGAGGCACCTGTGCCGACTAACGTCAGCCAGTTGCAATCATTTTTAGGGCTGGCCAACTACTATAGGAATTTTGTGCCCGGCGCATCATCTATACTTAAGCCcttatatgatttattaaaaaaaaataataaatgggAATGGTCTCAGGAGCACGCGAAAGCGttcgttttaataaaaaataaactggcGTCGGATTTAGTGTTAGCGCATTTTAATCAAAACGCTAAACTTATCTTAACGGTGGACGCTTCTCCCACTGGTCTCGGGGCGATATTGTCGCAGGTGGGGGACGACGGCGCTGAGCGGCCGGTCTCGTTTGCGTCGCGCACGCTCACGCCCGCCGAGAAACGGTATTCGCAGATACAAAAAGAAGCGACAGCGATAATATTCGGCGTCCGTAGGtttcatcaatatttataCGGCCGTACGGAACCCTTTATTTTACGAACTGACCATAAGccattattatctatattcgGTCCGCATAAAGGAATACCGGAAGTATCTGCGAATAGATTACAAAGGTACGCAATGTTTTTAGGCGCGTACAATTACAACATAGAATATGTTCGTAGCGCTGATAACAGTGCAGATTATCTGTCGCGCGCGAGCTTGGCGAGTGTGAGCGAGTGCGGCGCGGGGTCCGCGGAAGTGGGGCGCGCGTCTTGCGCAGACGCCGCCGCGGCGCTGTGTGATAGGGCCGCTTACGTTTGTTTTGTCGTCGACGGCTCGTTACCGATTACGATTggcgaattaaaaaatgcaacaTCGCGCGATGTAATTTTTCGGcgtgttataaattatattcttaacGGCTGGCCTAGTAAAGAATCTGATTCCAATATTAAGCCATATTTTTTGTGTAGGAACCAGCTGTCATTAGAAAATGGGTGCTTGATGAGAGGTCATAAGGTCGTAATTCCGGAATCTTTACGTCCAAAAATTTTGAACGAGTTGCATTCGTCACACTTAGGCATCGTTAAAACCAAAGCTGAGGCTAGATCCAGGTTTTGGTTCCCGGGCGTTGATGACGCAATCGAACGGCTGATAGGATCGTGTGAGATATGCAACCGGTTAAGACCTTCGCCACCGCGGACTAAGTTGGCACCGTGGAAGTTCCCACCGCAACCATTTCACCGTTTGCATATCGACTTCCTAGGTCCGCTGAATGGTCACACCTATCTGGTTGTCGTCGATGCGTATACTAAATGGGTCGAAGTGTACGACATGAACGCTAATTCAAATTCGAATGCAGTAATAGAACGTTTACACGATTTCATGGCACGTTTCGGTCTTCCGAAAACTATCGTTAGTGACAACGGTACATCATTTTGTTcccaacaatttttaaatttttgcgcGGGAAATGGTATCACTCACCTAACGACGCCGGCATATCATCCTGCTAGTAACGGTCAAGCGGAAAGTTcagtaaaagttataaaaaagggCATAAAGAGCAGCCTTTTAGCTAGCCGATCGGCGAAGGAATGCAAATTACGactcttaaaatttttacttgatTATAGGAACTCTGTTCACTCCACCACAGGCCTTTCTCCCGCCGAGTTAGTTTACGGGCGAAAACTGAGGACCCGATTAGATTTGATTAATCCTAGTTCACCGTCGTCTTCGTGCGTCCCCCTTGCtgaatttgtaaacaaaaagcAGTGTTCGCAAATTGAAGCGCACCGAGGctgtaataaacaattttttaaaccgGGTGACCAggtgttatataaaaagtttgcaGGAAATAACAAATTCACCTGGCATCAAGCAACTGTGTTAAAGAGACTCGGAAAAGTTTTATACGTGGTGCAAGACAACACTtcgtctattaaaataaaaaagcataaaaatcaattatggCTATACAAAGGAGACGTCAAGGTAGACTCGTGGGACTATGACGATATAGGCTCAGAGAGTCCCACATCGTCGGTGTCGTCTGAACAACCAGGGTTGGCAGACGCGGCTCAGGACTCCGCGGTCGTTGGCTCATCGCGGGGGGAGGATGAGGAGGCAAGATTGCCTCCGGCCACGCCACCGTTCAACCACCCCAACGTGACGATTACTAGAGGGGTTAGACGCCCCAGGCTCTCAGACGAAGAAGTATAG